The following proteins are co-located in the Rattus norvegicus strain BN/NHsdMcwi chromosome 19, GRCr8, whole genome shotgun sequence genome:
- the Nfatc3 gene encoding nuclear factor of activated T-cells, cytoplasmic 3 isoform X2, whose translation MTTANCGAHDELDFKLVFGEDGAPTPVSQVSRPADLEPDDCASIYIFNVDPPPSTLNSSLGLPHHGLLQSHSSVLSPSFQLQGFKNYEGTDDISESKYSSLSGPKPFECPSIQITSISPNCHQETDAHEDDLHVNDPEREYLERPSRDHLYLPLEPSYRESSLSPSPASSVSSRSWFSDASSCESLSHIYDDVDSELNEAAARFTLGSPLTSPGGSPGGCPGEESWHQQYGPGHSLSPRQSPCHSPRSSITDENWLSPRPASGPSSRPTSPCGKRRHSSAEVCYAGSLSPHHSPVPSPGHSPRGSVTEDTWLTAPVHTGSGLSPAPFPFQYCVETDIPLKTRKTSDDQAAILPGKLEVCSDDQGSLSPSRETSVDDGLGSQYPLKKDSSGDQFLSVPSPFTWSKPKPGHTPIFRTSSLPPLDWPLPTHFGQCELKIEVQPKTHHRAHYETEGSRGAVKASTGGHPVVKLLGYSEKPINLQMFIGTADDRYLRPHAFYQVHRITGKTVATASQEIIIASTKVLEIPLLPENNMSASIDCAGILKLRNSDIELRKGETDIGRKNTRVRLVFRVHIPQPSGKVLSLQIASIPVECSQRSAQELPHIEKYSINSCSVNGGHEMIVTGSNFLPESKIIFLEKGQDGRPHWEAEGKIIREKCQGGHIVLEVPPYHNPAVTSAVQVHFYLCNGKRKKSQSQRFTYTPVLMKQEQREDTDLSSVPSLPVPHSAQTQRPSSDTGHPHDSALSAPRSLICPVQPAYASMITSTHLPQLQCRDEGAGKEQHIIPSSVMHQPFQVTPTSPMGSSYQSIQTNMYNGPTCLPMNPASSQEFDPVLFQQDAALSNLVNLGCQPLSPIPFHSSNSDATGHLLAHSPHSVQTPPHLQSMGYHCSSAGQRSLSSPVAAQVTGQPSSHLQPITYCPSHPGSATAASPAASHALSSSPISGPPSPQLQSMPYQSPSSGTASSPSPVTRMHSGQHSTQAQSTGQGGLSVPSSLVCHSLCDPASFPPGGAAVSIKPEPEDQEPNFATIGLQDITLDDVVMLSSLTQTSLCLTWNTSHQVQQRNGLITVSSHVQFLSGESRGWHCGKPKGRTFPEEFKVGKVRISERDYWKRHVPDYCFPRPRGDQRCPSPRSGVSRCYEL comes from the exons atcTTGAACCAGATGATTGTGCATCCATTTACATCTTTAATGTAGACCCGCCTCCATCTACTTTAAATTCATCACTTGGCTTACCACATCATGGACTGCTGCAGTCTCACTCTTCTGTTTTGTCACCATCATTTCAGCTCCAAGGTTTCAAAAATTATGAAGGAACTGATGATATTTCTGAATCTAAATATAGCTCATTAAGTGGTCCTAAACCCTTTGAATGCCCAAGTATTCAAATTACATCCATCTCTCCTAACTGTCATCAAGAAACAGATGCTCATGAAGATGACCTACATGTAAATGACCCAGAAAGGGAATATTTGGAAAGGCCTTCTAGAGATCATCTCTATCTCCCACTTGAACCGTCCTACCGGGAATCTTCCCTTAGTCCTAGTCCTGCCAGCAGCGTTTCTTCTAGGAGTTGGTTCTCAGATGCATCTTCTTGTGAGTCTCTCTCACACATTTATGACGATGTGGACTCAGAGTTGAATGAAGCTGCTGCACGATTTACTCTTGGCTCACCTCTGACTTCTCCAGGTGGCTCTCCAGGAGGTTGCCCTGGAGAAGAGTCCTGGCATCAACAGTATGGACCTGGACATTCCTTGTCACCTAGGCAATCTCCTTGCCACTCTCCTAGATCCAGTATCACTGATGAGAATTGGCTGAGCCCCAGACCAGCCTCAGGACCCTCATCCAGGCCCACTTCTCCTTGTGGTAAACGACGGCACTCCAGTGCTGAAGTATGTTATGCTGGCTCTCTTTCACCCCATCACTCACCTGTTCCGTCCCCTGGTCACTCGCCTAGAGGGAGTGTAACTGAAGATACCTGGCTCACTGCTCCTGTCCACACTGGATCAGGCCTCAGCCCTGCACCGTTTCCATTTCAGTACTGTGTAGAGACTGACATCCCTTTGAAAACAAGGAAGACTTCTGACGATCAAGCTGCCATACTACCAGGAAAATTAGAGGTCTGTTCAGATGATCAAGGGAGCTTATCCCCATCCCGGGAGACATCAGTAGATGATGGCCTTGGATCTCAGTATCCTTTAAAGAAAGATTCATCTGGTGACCAAtttctttcagttccttcacctttTACCTGGAGCAAACCAAAGCCTGGCCACACTCCTATATTTCG CACATCTTCATTACCTCCATTAGACTGGCCTTTACCAACTCACTTTGGACAATGTGAATTGAAAATAGAAGTGCAACCTAAAACTCACCATAGAGCCCATTATGAAACTGAAGGTAGCCGAGGGGCAGTGAAAGCCTCTACTGGTGGCCATCCTGTTGTGAAG CTCCTGGGCTATAGTGAAAAGCCAATAAATCTACAGATGTTTATTGGAACAGCCGATGATAGATATTTACGACCTCACGCATTTTACCAGGTGCATCGCATTACTGGAAAGACAGTTGCTACTGCAAGTCAAGAGATAATAATCGCCAGCACAAAAGTTCTGGAAATCCCACTTCTACCTGAAAATAATATGTCAGCAAG TATCGACTGTGCAGGTATTTTGAAACTCCGCAATTCAGATATAGAACTTCGAAAAGGAGAAACTGATATTGGCAGAAAGAATACTAGAGTCCGACTTGTATTTCGTGTGCACATCCCACAGCCCAGTGGAAAAGTCCTTTCTCTACAGATAGCATCTATTCCTGTTGAGTGCT CTCAGCGATCTGCTCAAGAGCTCCCTCACATTGAGAAGTACAGTATCAACAGCTGCTCTGTCAATGGAGGCCACGAAATGATTGTGACTGGATCTAATTTTCTTCCAGAatccaaaatcatttttcttgAAAAAGGACAag aTGGAAGACCTCATTGGGAGGCTGAAGGAAAAATAATCAGAGAAAAATGTCAAGGG GGTCATATTGTCCTTGAAGTTCCTCCCTATCATAACCCAGCAGTTACATCTGCTGTGCAGGTGCACTTTTATCTTTGCAATGGCAAGAGGAAAAAAAGCCAGTCTCAACGTTTTACTTACACACCAG ttttgatgaagcaagaacaaagagaagatacTGATTTGTCTTCAGTTCCATCCTTGCCTGTGCCTCATTCTGCCCAGACCCAGAGGCCTTCCTCAGATACAGGGCACCCCCATGACAGTGCATTGTCTGCACCAAGAAGCTTGATTTGTCCAGTGCAGCCAGCATATGCATCTATGATAACCTCCACCCATTTGCCACAGTTGCAATGTAGGGATGAGGGTGCTGGCAAAGAACAGCACATAATACCATCTTCGGTCATGCACCAGCCTTTTCAAGTTACACCAACATCTCCTATGGGGTCTTCCTATCAGTCTATACAAACTAATATGTATAATGGTCCAACTTGTCTTCCTATGAATCCTGCCTCTAGTCAAGAATTTGATCCAGTTTTGTTTCAGCAGGATGCAGCTCTTTCTAATTTAGTAAATCTTGGCTGTCAACCACTGTCACCAATaccatttcattcttcaaattCAGATGCAACAGGACATCTTTTAGCTCATTCACCTCATTCTGTGCAAACCCCACCTCATCTGCAGTCAATGGGATACCATTGTTCAAGTGCAGGACAAAGATCTCTTTCTTCTCCAGTAGCAGCCCAGGTCACAGGTCAGCCTTCTTCCCATTTACAGCCTATCACATATTGTCCTTCACATCCAGGGTCTGCTACAGCAGCTTCCCCAGCAGCCTCTCATGCTCTTTCTAGTTCACCGATTTCTGGGCCACCGTCCCCTCAGCTGCAGTCTATGCCTTACCAATCTCCTAGCTCAGGAACTGCCTCATCACCATCTCCAGTTACCAGAATGCATTCTGGACAGCACTCAACTCAAGCACAAAGTACAGGGCAAGGAGGTCTTTCTGTACCTTCATCCTTAGTTTGTCACAGTTTGTGTGACCCAGCATCGTTTCCACCTGGTGGTGCAGCTGTGAGCATTAAACCTGAACCTGAAGATCAAGAACCTAACTTTGCAACCATTGGTCTACAGGATATCACTTTAGATGATG TAGTGATGTTGTCTTCTTTGACACAGACCAGTTTATGTCTGACTTGGAACACCAGCCATCAGGTTCAACAGAGAAATGGCCTAATCACAGTGAGTTCTCATGTCCAGTTCCTTTCTGGCGAATCTAGAGG
- the Nfatc3 gene encoding nuclear factor of activated T-cells, cytoplasmic 3 isoform X6 codes for MTTANCGAHDELDFKLVFGEDGAPTPVSQVSRPADLEPDDCASIYIFNVDPPPSTLNSSLGLPHHGLLQSHSSVLSPSFQLQGFKNYEGTDDISESKYSSLSGPKPFECPSIQITSISPNCHQETDAHEDDLHVNDPEREYLERPSRDHLYLPLEPSYRESSLSPSPASSVSSRSWFSDASSCESLSHIYDDVDSELNEAAARFTLGSPLTSPGGSPGGCPGEESWHQQYGPGHSLSPRQSPCHSPRSSITDENWLSPRPASGPSSRPTSPCGKRRHSSAEVCYAGSLSPHHSPVPSPGHSPRGSVTEDTWLTAPVHTGSGLSPAPFPFQYCVETDIPLKTRKTSDDQAAILPGKLEVCSDDQGSLSPSRETSVDDGLGSQYPLKKDSSGDQFLSVPSPFTWSKPKPGHTPIFRTSSLPPLDWPLPTHFGQCELKIEVQPKTHHRAHYETEGSRGAVKASTGGHPVVKLLGYSEKPINLQMFIGTADDRYLRPHAFYQVHRITGKTVATASQEIIIASTKVLEIPLLPENNMSASIDCAGILKLRNSDIELRKGETDIGRKNTRVRLVFRVHIPQPSGKVLSLQIASIPVECSQRSAQELPHIEKYSINSCSVNGGHEMIVTGSNFLPESKIIFLEKGQDGRPHWEAEGKIIREKCQGGHIVLEVPPYHNPAVTSAVQVHFYLCNGKRKKSQSQRFTYTPVLMKQEQREDTDLSSVPSLPVPHSAQTQRPSSDTGHPHDSALSAPRSLICPVQPAYASMITSTHLPQLQCRDEGAGKEQHIIPSSVMHQPFQVTPTSPMGSSYQSIQTNMYNGPTCLPMNPASSQEFDPVLFQQDAALSNLVNLGCQPLSPIPFHSSNSDATGHLLAHSPHSVQTPPHLQSMGYHCSSAGQRSLSSPVAAQVTGQPSSHLQPITYCPSHPGSATAASPAASHALSSSPISGPPSPQLQSMPYQSPSSGTASSPSPVTRMHSGQHSTQAQSTGQGGLSVPSSLVCHSLCDPASFPPGGAAVSIKPEPEDQEPNFATIGLQDITLDDVNEIIGRDMSQITVSQGPEVIRDAPLPGPESPDVMSSNSAQ; via the exons atcTTGAACCAGATGATTGTGCATCCATTTACATCTTTAATGTAGACCCGCCTCCATCTACTTTAAATTCATCACTTGGCTTACCACATCATGGACTGCTGCAGTCTCACTCTTCTGTTTTGTCACCATCATTTCAGCTCCAAGGTTTCAAAAATTATGAAGGAACTGATGATATTTCTGAATCTAAATATAGCTCATTAAGTGGTCCTAAACCCTTTGAATGCCCAAGTATTCAAATTACATCCATCTCTCCTAACTGTCATCAAGAAACAGATGCTCATGAAGATGACCTACATGTAAATGACCCAGAAAGGGAATATTTGGAAAGGCCTTCTAGAGATCATCTCTATCTCCCACTTGAACCGTCCTACCGGGAATCTTCCCTTAGTCCTAGTCCTGCCAGCAGCGTTTCTTCTAGGAGTTGGTTCTCAGATGCATCTTCTTGTGAGTCTCTCTCACACATTTATGACGATGTGGACTCAGAGTTGAATGAAGCTGCTGCACGATTTACTCTTGGCTCACCTCTGACTTCTCCAGGTGGCTCTCCAGGAGGTTGCCCTGGAGAAGAGTCCTGGCATCAACAGTATGGACCTGGACATTCCTTGTCACCTAGGCAATCTCCTTGCCACTCTCCTAGATCCAGTATCACTGATGAGAATTGGCTGAGCCCCAGACCAGCCTCAGGACCCTCATCCAGGCCCACTTCTCCTTGTGGTAAACGACGGCACTCCAGTGCTGAAGTATGTTATGCTGGCTCTCTTTCACCCCATCACTCACCTGTTCCGTCCCCTGGTCACTCGCCTAGAGGGAGTGTAACTGAAGATACCTGGCTCACTGCTCCTGTCCACACTGGATCAGGCCTCAGCCCTGCACCGTTTCCATTTCAGTACTGTGTAGAGACTGACATCCCTTTGAAAACAAGGAAGACTTCTGACGATCAAGCTGCCATACTACCAGGAAAATTAGAGGTCTGTTCAGATGATCAAGGGAGCTTATCCCCATCCCGGGAGACATCAGTAGATGATGGCCTTGGATCTCAGTATCCTTTAAAGAAAGATTCATCTGGTGACCAAtttctttcagttccttcacctttTACCTGGAGCAAACCAAAGCCTGGCCACACTCCTATATTTCG CACATCTTCATTACCTCCATTAGACTGGCCTTTACCAACTCACTTTGGACAATGTGAATTGAAAATAGAAGTGCAACCTAAAACTCACCATAGAGCCCATTATGAAACTGAAGGTAGCCGAGGGGCAGTGAAAGCCTCTACTGGTGGCCATCCTGTTGTGAAG CTCCTGGGCTATAGTGAAAAGCCAATAAATCTACAGATGTTTATTGGAACAGCCGATGATAGATATTTACGACCTCACGCATTTTACCAGGTGCATCGCATTACTGGAAAGACAGTTGCTACTGCAAGTCAAGAGATAATAATCGCCAGCACAAAAGTTCTGGAAATCCCACTTCTACCTGAAAATAATATGTCAGCAAG TATCGACTGTGCAGGTATTTTGAAACTCCGCAATTCAGATATAGAACTTCGAAAAGGAGAAACTGATATTGGCAGAAAGAATACTAGAGTCCGACTTGTATTTCGTGTGCACATCCCACAGCCCAGTGGAAAAGTCCTTTCTCTACAGATAGCATCTATTCCTGTTGAGTGCT CTCAGCGATCTGCTCAAGAGCTCCCTCACATTGAGAAGTACAGTATCAACAGCTGCTCTGTCAATGGAGGCCACGAAATGATTGTGACTGGATCTAATTTTCTTCCAGAatccaaaatcatttttcttgAAAAAGGACAag aTGGAAGACCTCATTGGGAGGCTGAAGGAAAAATAATCAGAGAAAAATGTCAAGGG GGTCATATTGTCCTTGAAGTTCCTCCCTATCATAACCCAGCAGTTACATCTGCTGTGCAGGTGCACTTTTATCTTTGCAATGGCAAGAGGAAAAAAAGCCAGTCTCAACGTTTTACTTACACACCAG ttttgatgaagcaagaacaaagagaagatacTGATTTGTCTTCAGTTCCATCCTTGCCTGTGCCTCATTCTGCCCAGACCCAGAGGCCTTCCTCAGATACAGGGCACCCCCATGACAGTGCATTGTCTGCACCAAGAAGCTTGATTTGTCCAGTGCAGCCAGCATATGCATCTATGATAACCTCCACCCATTTGCCACAGTTGCAATGTAGGGATGAGGGTGCTGGCAAAGAACAGCACATAATACCATCTTCGGTCATGCACCAGCCTTTTCAAGTTACACCAACATCTCCTATGGGGTCTTCCTATCAGTCTATACAAACTAATATGTATAATGGTCCAACTTGTCTTCCTATGAATCCTGCCTCTAGTCAAGAATTTGATCCAGTTTTGTTTCAGCAGGATGCAGCTCTTTCTAATTTAGTAAATCTTGGCTGTCAACCACTGTCACCAATaccatttcattcttcaaattCAGATGCAACAGGACATCTTTTAGCTCATTCACCTCATTCTGTGCAAACCCCACCTCATCTGCAGTCAATGGGATACCATTGTTCAAGTGCAGGACAAAGATCTCTTTCTTCTCCAGTAGCAGCCCAGGTCACAGGTCAGCCTTCTTCCCATTTACAGCCTATCACATATTGTCCTTCACATCCAGGGTCTGCTACAGCAGCTTCCCCAGCAGCCTCTCATGCTCTTTCTAGTTCACCGATTTCTGGGCCACCGTCCCCTCAGCTGCAGTCTATGCCTTACCAATCTCCTAGCTCAGGAACTGCCTCATCACCATCTCCAGTTACCAGAATGCATTCTGGACAGCACTCAACTCAAGCACAAAGTACAGGGCAAGGAGGTCTTTCTGTACCTTCATCCTTAGTTTGTCACAGTTTGTGTGACCCAGCATCGTTTCCACCTGGTGGTGCAGCTGTGAGCATTAAACCTGAACCTGAAGATCAAGAACCTAACTTTGCAACCATTGGTCTACAGGATATCACTTTAGATGATG
- the Nfatc3 gene encoding nuclear factor of activated T-cells, cytoplasmic 3 isoform X8 gives MTTANCGAHDELDFKLVFGEDGAPTPVSQVSRPADLEPDDCASIYIFNVDPPPSTLNSSLGLPHHGLLQSHSSVLSPSFQLQGFKNYEGTDDISESKYSSLSGPKPFECPSIQITSISPNCHQETDAHEDDLHVNDPEREYLERPSRDHLYLPLEPSYRESSLSPSPASSVSSRSWFSDASSCESLSHIYDDVDSELNEAAARFTLGSPLTSPGGSPGGCPGEESWHQQYGPGHSLSPRQSPCHSPRSSITDENWLSPRPASGPSSRPTSPCGKRRHSSAEVCYAGSLSPHHSPVPSPGHSPRGSVTEDTWLTAPVHTGSGLSPAPFPFQYCVETDIPLKTRKTSDDQAAILPGKLEVCSDDQGSLSPSRETSVDDGLGSQYPLKKDSSGDQFLSVPSPFTWSKPKPGHTPIFRTSSLPPLDWPLPTHFGQCELKIEVQPKTHHRAHYETEGSRGAVKASTGGHPVVKLLGYSEKPINLQMFIGTADDRYLRPHAFYQVHRITGKTVATASQEIIIASTKVLEIPLLPENNMSASIDCAGILKLRNSDIELRKGETDIGRKNTRVRLVFRVHIPQPSGKVLSLQIASIPVECSQRSAQELPHIEKYSINSCSVNGGHEMIVTGSNFLPESKIIFLEKGQDGRPHWEAEGKIIREKCQGGHIVLEVPPYHNPAVTSAVQVHFYLCNGKRKKSQSQRFTYTPGTRVLMKQEQREDTDLSSVPSLPVPHSAQTQRPSSDTGHPHDSALSAPRSLICPVQPAYASMITSTHLPQLQCRDEGAGKEQHIIPSSVMHQPFQVTPTSPMGSSYQSIQTNMYNGPTCLPMNPASSQEFDPVLFQQDAALSNLVNLGCQPLSPIPFHSSNSDATGHLLAHSPHSVQTPPHLQSMGYHCSSAGQRSLSSPVAAQVTGQPSSHLQPITYCPSHPGSATAASPAASHALSSSPISGPPSPQLQSMPYQSPSSGTASSPSPVTRMHSGQHSTQAQSTGQGGLSVPSSLVCHSLCDPASFPPGGAAVSIKPEPEDQEPNFATIGLQDITLDDDQFMSDLEHQPSGSTEKWPNHSEFSCPVPFWRI, from the exons atcTTGAACCAGATGATTGTGCATCCATTTACATCTTTAATGTAGACCCGCCTCCATCTACTTTAAATTCATCACTTGGCTTACCACATCATGGACTGCTGCAGTCTCACTCTTCTGTTTTGTCACCATCATTTCAGCTCCAAGGTTTCAAAAATTATGAAGGAACTGATGATATTTCTGAATCTAAATATAGCTCATTAAGTGGTCCTAAACCCTTTGAATGCCCAAGTATTCAAATTACATCCATCTCTCCTAACTGTCATCAAGAAACAGATGCTCATGAAGATGACCTACATGTAAATGACCCAGAAAGGGAATATTTGGAAAGGCCTTCTAGAGATCATCTCTATCTCCCACTTGAACCGTCCTACCGGGAATCTTCCCTTAGTCCTAGTCCTGCCAGCAGCGTTTCTTCTAGGAGTTGGTTCTCAGATGCATCTTCTTGTGAGTCTCTCTCACACATTTATGACGATGTGGACTCAGAGTTGAATGAAGCTGCTGCACGATTTACTCTTGGCTCACCTCTGACTTCTCCAGGTGGCTCTCCAGGAGGTTGCCCTGGAGAAGAGTCCTGGCATCAACAGTATGGACCTGGACATTCCTTGTCACCTAGGCAATCTCCTTGCCACTCTCCTAGATCCAGTATCACTGATGAGAATTGGCTGAGCCCCAGACCAGCCTCAGGACCCTCATCCAGGCCCACTTCTCCTTGTGGTAAACGACGGCACTCCAGTGCTGAAGTATGTTATGCTGGCTCTCTTTCACCCCATCACTCACCTGTTCCGTCCCCTGGTCACTCGCCTAGAGGGAGTGTAACTGAAGATACCTGGCTCACTGCTCCTGTCCACACTGGATCAGGCCTCAGCCCTGCACCGTTTCCATTTCAGTACTGTGTAGAGACTGACATCCCTTTGAAAACAAGGAAGACTTCTGACGATCAAGCTGCCATACTACCAGGAAAATTAGAGGTCTGTTCAGATGATCAAGGGAGCTTATCCCCATCCCGGGAGACATCAGTAGATGATGGCCTTGGATCTCAGTATCCTTTAAAGAAAGATTCATCTGGTGACCAAtttctttcagttccttcacctttTACCTGGAGCAAACCAAAGCCTGGCCACACTCCTATATTTCG CACATCTTCATTACCTCCATTAGACTGGCCTTTACCAACTCACTTTGGACAATGTGAATTGAAAATAGAAGTGCAACCTAAAACTCACCATAGAGCCCATTATGAAACTGAAGGTAGCCGAGGGGCAGTGAAAGCCTCTACTGGTGGCCATCCTGTTGTGAAG CTCCTGGGCTATAGTGAAAAGCCAATAAATCTACAGATGTTTATTGGAACAGCCGATGATAGATATTTACGACCTCACGCATTTTACCAGGTGCATCGCATTACTGGAAAGACAGTTGCTACTGCAAGTCAAGAGATAATAATCGCCAGCACAAAAGTTCTGGAAATCCCACTTCTACCTGAAAATAATATGTCAGCAAG TATCGACTGTGCAGGTATTTTGAAACTCCGCAATTCAGATATAGAACTTCGAAAAGGAGAAACTGATATTGGCAGAAAGAATACTAGAGTCCGACTTGTATTTCGTGTGCACATCCCACAGCCCAGTGGAAAAGTCCTTTCTCTACAGATAGCATCTATTCCTGTTGAGTGCT CTCAGCGATCTGCTCAAGAGCTCCCTCACATTGAGAAGTACAGTATCAACAGCTGCTCTGTCAATGGAGGCCACGAAATGATTGTGACTGGATCTAATTTTCTTCCAGAatccaaaatcatttttcttgAAAAAGGACAag aTGGAAGACCTCATTGGGAGGCTGAAGGAAAAATAATCAGAGAAAAATGTCAAGGG GGTCATATTGTCCTTGAAGTTCCTCCCTATCATAACCCAGCAGTTACATCTGCTGTGCAGGTGCACTTTTATCTTTGCAATGGCAAGAGGAAAAAAAGCCAGTCTCAACGTTTTACTTACACACCAGGTACAAGAG ttttgatgaagcaagaacaaagagaagatacTGATTTGTCTTCAGTTCCATCCTTGCCTGTGCCTCATTCTGCCCAGACCCAGAGGCCTTCCTCAGATACAGGGCACCCCCATGACAGTGCATTGTCTGCACCAAGAAGCTTGATTTGTCCAGTGCAGCCAGCATATGCATCTATGATAACCTCCACCCATTTGCCACAGTTGCAATGTAGGGATGAGGGTGCTGGCAAAGAACAGCACATAATACCATCTTCGGTCATGCACCAGCCTTTTCAAGTTACACCAACATCTCCTATGGGGTCTTCCTATCAGTCTATACAAACTAATATGTATAATGGTCCAACTTGTCTTCCTATGAATCCTGCCTCTAGTCAAGAATTTGATCCAGTTTTGTTTCAGCAGGATGCAGCTCTTTCTAATTTAGTAAATCTTGGCTGTCAACCACTGTCACCAATaccatttcattcttcaaattCAGATGCAACAGGACATCTTTTAGCTCATTCACCTCATTCTGTGCAAACCCCACCTCATCTGCAGTCAATGGGATACCATTGTTCAAGTGCAGGACAAAGATCTCTTTCTTCTCCAGTAGCAGCCCAGGTCACAGGTCAGCCTTCTTCCCATTTACAGCCTATCACATATTGTCCTTCACATCCAGGGTCTGCTACAGCAGCTTCCCCAGCAGCCTCTCATGCTCTTTCTAGTTCACCGATTTCTGGGCCACCGTCCCCTCAGCTGCAGTCTATGCCTTACCAATCTCCTAGCTCAGGAACTGCCTCATCACCATCTCCAGTTACCAGAATGCATTCTGGACAGCACTCAACTCAAGCACAAAGTACAGGGCAAGGAGGTCTTTCTGTACCTTCATCCTTAGTTTGTCACAGTTTGTGTGACCCAGCATCGTTTCCACCTGGTGGTGCAGCTGTGAGCATTAAACCTGAACCTGAAGATCAAGAACCTAACTTTGCAACCATTGGTCTACAGGATATCACTTTAGATGATG ACCAGTTTATGTCTGACTTGGAACACCAGCCATCAGGTTCAACAGAGAAATGGCCTAATCACAGTGAGTTCTCATGTCCAGTTCCTTTCTGGCGAATCTAG